The following is a genomic window from Camelus dromedarius isolate mCamDro1 chromosome 21, mCamDro1.pat, whole genome shotgun sequence.
GGGCAACCCACGGAGAGCTGAAGTGGGGCCAGGTCTCTGCCGCTTGTCTCTGACAAGGACCCAAGGCAGAATGGAACGACCCAAGTCTCCTCCCCAGTCCCCTTTTCACAGACAATCTAGACTCAACAATCCCTGGCCATCGTTTATCAGTCTGTGACCTTTCAGTGCACAGCGTCTTGTTTTGTCCTCATGTGAGCCCTCAAAGGTGGTTATTATTACCCCTGTCTTGAGCCCTGAGGAACCCGAGGTATGAAATGGGGACACCCGGTGTCACACAGCCCAGGTCTCCCAGcatctttccctcctcttcccagcaGCTCTGTCTCCAAACTTAGACCCTGAGCAATGGACCCGGGCTTCCAGAGACAGCATTTGGACAGCGGCACCTAATGTAAGTTTTGGGCACCTGTGGGTTTATCTTTCCCCATCTCACTTTCCCAGACACTTGCTTTGAGCCTATGAAAGAGAAAGGACCATGACAGCTCCCTGAAGGGCCGCTGAGCCAGGATGGAGGGtttggggctggaggtgggggacaggGACTCACCGACGTTCTTCCTGTGCCGCGCCCTGAGCACCCCAATCACCACAACTCCCAGCGCCAGCACCAGGGCCACGGGCACCAGGACGGAGACCAGCACTTTGGAGCTCCCGCCTTGTgctgcagagctggaggaaggatTACGTTAGTCAGTCGCTGTGAGGGAAACCGGGGGTCCCAGGAGGTGCTGGCAGGTTGGCTCCGGCTAGTTCTTCCTCCCAGGTTAAtctgctccccttcctcctgccacaGCCTCTGAGCTCCATTCTTCTAAGAAGCCCTCCCAGACATGACAAAGGCAAAGACGGGGCCTTCCCTGCATCCCACCCAGGCCTGGGAAACTGAGCTGAATGGTGATcgctgccccagccccagaagAAGGGCGGAGCACAAGCCGAGGCAGTGAGGGCTGCCGCCATTGTCCAGAGGTGGACAGGCTCTCCTCCTCGGACCTGgtggcccagccccaggcctctgGTGTCTGGAATGTTCTTTAGGTGGGAAGCCCCAGATCCCTCCTTACCTGCTGGAGTCTGCAAGTACTCCTCTCCCACCAGCTGGGTCTCCAACTTTCTTCACTGCCCTTTCCTCCGCAGAAAGGCTGGGACCCAGAAGAACTTTGTTCTCAACGTCCCTGGCCCGTGGCTCTATGGCAACCTCCTCACCAGCAGCACTCGCTTGGCGGGCATCCTGGGTCCCTGGAGAGAGCAGAGTGGGGCTGGGTTACGGtcctttctctgtgttttctgccCTTGAGGCCAGGGAGTCAGAGAAGCGGGACCTCATCAGGAATCCCGGGCCAGGGTGAGATCTCAAGGCGGCTGGGATAGGGTCCCGGAGGGCACCAAGGGGTGGTGGTCTTCTCGTTTGTCACGGATGATCTCTGTCCCATTAAGATCAAATTCATTTCCTACAAGCTACAAGGCTCCGAATTACAGATCCAGCTATGCGTAAGGGCTGACCCGTCATTCGCGGAcagggagatttttttcccacagcTTTGAAACCCTGCCAAGGCCTCCTGACTGCAGGGCTGGGCACCATagtgctgccccctggtggtaGCGTGGCTAGGGTTCCCTCGTCAGTGAGCCAGGATGCTGACATGGTAGGATTTCCAGAGGGACTAAAAATACCCTCACTAGGGATAAAACATttcatgtgatatttttaaaagaggcttAAAATGCAAACTTGCCAGCAGAGGTTGCCCTAATTTTCTTTATCAGACCTTGAATCAGACCGTGGTGATCTGAGTCTCTTTTGAGCAGGCTTTGGCAGACTAAGAGACATATAATTGTGACTTTGACATTTCTGTATATAGAAAGAGAGATCTACATAGAGAAAGGGCTTCAAAGTGGCCTGAAAGGGCAACCATGGGGCTTGTCTTGAAACTGAAGTTAAATGGCAGATCCACTATTTTTAATTAGTTTGTATGTTTTGGGGGATGCTCTTTTGGGAGGCCTAAAGAGACTATGTGGGGGCTGAAATCTCTCCCTTGCCCCCACTTTTTATAGCCAAACCCAGGGACCACCCTTGATGGAGACACTCTTAGGCGGGAGTCTTTCGCTGGGGTCTCAGGGGGATGTGGGCCTGGCCCTTGGACACTCACCCTTTACCCTCGTCTCCACCGCCACGTAGACAGCCGCGGTCTCTCCGTACTGGAGGCCGTCCTTCACCCCGCACCAGTACCAGCCTTCGTCCTCCTTGGTGACGGGGTTCAGGTTCAGGGAGGTGATCTGGCTCTGCTGGCTGCAGTTCACGAAGGCTTGGCTGGCGCCCTGGTCCTGGCTGGGCAGTGTCCTGCACCCGGTGTTGCTCCATTTGCACCAGTACTTCTCGGAGGAGTAGAATTTGCATGGGAAGTGGCAGGGCAGCTTGAAAGGCTCTCCCAGCCAGGCAGTGACATTCTTGGATACCTTGAGGCTTGGTTCTCCTGGAGCAGGGAGATAGGGAGAGATAGGCACAGAAGTTGGCACTGGTGATGCCACAGGGAAGTGACTGTGCGGGGGCACCTTTGTCCACAGTCCACATCCTCTTTGGACAGTGTGGTGACTGAATACACTTCCCTGAACACTTAAGCACTGCAATTGTGTGCCTATGTGGTAGATCAGCGAGGACCGCCGTGATCAGCCCAGTCTATCACAGAACATAGACCCTGCCAGCGACTTGCGTTCACTTTCCCTGCTGTCATCTTCTCTCCTAGACTCAATACAGAGCCGCGCTCTACCCCAGCTGATGCCGCAGATAAAGAGGCCAATGTTCTCGATAATAGGAGGTGTTACGTGTGGTAGCTTGAAGCATGTGAGGTAAGGGAGGATGCTTGTTAGAGGTGTGAAAATGTGACCTCTCGACAGGTGGGCGCTCTCCTGAGGCCCATCTCACCAGCATGGAGGTGGGAAGAAGAGTGACTGGGGCGTGATGCTGCAGCCGACTGGAGGCATCCTGGggctgcctcccttccctcctgccccagctcagcTCTTACCTTCAACAATCTTGAGCTCCACCACGGACCTCCAGCTAATATCGCCGTTGGTCAAACACCAGTAGAAGCCGGCGTCCTGGGTGGTGAGCTGGTTGAGTATGACAGTGTAGACGCCGTTGCCCGGCTCCTCATACAGCATGAGCCTGCCCTCGTACTGCTCATCAACCAGCCCGTTGCTCTCCACCAGCTGCCGGCAGCGGCCGTTCTGAGTCTCTTCCCAGCGACACCAGTACTTCAGGCTATCTTTCTCCTTAGGGTTGTAGGGGCAGGACACGACCACGGAGGATCCCACCACACCCTTCACCACCGAGCGGCTTTGGGGAATCTGGGTCTCTGGAAGCACAGACAGAGGTGGGATGGAAGAACACAGCGTGGCTAAGCCAGGGTGGAGAGTGGGGCTTAGACCCATCCTATCACCCTCCGCAGAAAATGAAAGggacttgcccagtgtcacagaGTTCACAGCTGGAGCCATCTGACCAGACTCCAGGGATCTTCACCACTTCACTGAATGAAGTGCCTCATTCCCTATCCCCTCCAATTCTGAGCAGAGACGGGAAGGAGGTTAAAGAGCAATGATCAGCCTTTCTCCTCGGGCTTCTTACCAAATCTCCCCCCGGGGAcgtttttgtctgtttctgagCCTGTCCCACAAAAATGGCCAGATGGTTTTTctccaaattaagaaaatatatttataatagtagGATTTGAAATGTGTAGCAGAGGTAAGTTTAATTGTAGAGGACGCCAAGGGCCATCTCCAAGAGAACCATGGCCATCCTCCCAGGAGAGAAGCTGAGCTTCCATGAGAACCTGGGGTGACAGAAGATGCTGAGGGGCGTGGTGAGGGCTGATCTGGATGGAGAAACAGTGCACAGGGGGCGTGGGCCCCACGGGAAAGTCACAAGGGCAGTGACCTTGAACCACAGGTGCTGGTTTGCTGCTTCTCATGAGGGTGACTCTATGCAGAGCACTCCAGGTTGAGAAGGAGCAGGCATTTAGCCAGATCGTGCTGAATAACAAATGAACCTAAAGGATGTTGGAGGGGAGAATTTAGAAGCTGGGGCATTGGCTTTCTGGCAAAGCTGTGAGACCCACAGAAGCCAATCTTTCTTCCACCTGAGTGTGAAAGATGAGATGCTGTCCTGCTCGAGGGTCAGGGAGATCCTGTGTTAGGTCCTCCCCGTGGCTCTCTGAAACCCAGACAATCTACAGGTCTGGTCTCAATCAGGGGCTTCACTCCCTCATTCTTATTGATCAAGGACAGCCGTCCAAGGCCTTTTGATAACAGAGAAGAAGAGTTAGGAGATCACACAAGACAGAGGCTATGTTTTCTGGCTCTCGCATACAGCTGCCCACGGAGCATCCGGTCCAGGGTTGATCAGCGAGCAGACATTGTCAACTGACAGAGGAATATCAGATAGGTTCACAGGGAGTGAGCGAGGCTCTCATCTGCCGGActgcccaccccttccctctccccgtCTCAGGTCTCACCTTCGTTGACGAAGAGTTGCCAAGCCTGGGTAGACGAGCCTTTCTGGGGCACGCCGTCAGAGTCAGCTCCGCACAGGTAGAGCCCTGCATCCTCTTTCTTCAGGCCGGTGATGTGCACAGTAAAGCGGCCATTGTTGCCGGTAGTGAGCAGAATCCTGCCCTCAAAGTCAGGAGACTTCGTCTTCAGTGTGTTGATGACCACATCACAGGCTTCCTCATTTTTCAGCCGGCACAGAAATTTGGGCACACTCTTCACCTCGGGGCCCAGGTCACAGTCAATGGTCACTGAGCCCCTTAGGTCTCCATAAATCAGCTCAGGATCGGGCTTCAGCACTTGGAGGTCAGCATTGCTCTTATCGGCGCTGGAATCCTCCCCCGCCTGGCAGACGTACATCCCAGCATCGCTGAGCTGGATTTGGTTGATGACAAAGCTGAACACTAATTGGCTGGTACCCTGAATACTAATATGTGCTCTGCCCTCATAGCTGGGGTTCATATAGTTGTTGGTGTCGGCGATGAGGACACAGCTCTGGCTCATCATCTTGCACACCGATTTCTTCTTCTGCAAATTTGCAGCCTTGAAAGGGCAGCTGATGGTCACTGTTCTGCCCAGATCTGCTGTGTAGACTTGGACATCATTTATCTGCCCAGGACCtgtgggatgaggggcggggggccagttgtgatttttttcttgccaCATAGGACTGCTCAGTGTTGCCAGTGAGGGGCTGGGTGTGCCTGTCACCAGGAGTGCCCTCTTCCCCCAAGGGATGCTGTCTTCCAAGGCTCAgctgcctcctccaagaagccttcccaaGCTGGCactcatctctccctctcctgttccCCGTTGAAACTTACTTACCCTGTGTCACTCATTACATCCAATCCTGTGGTCTTTGGGCAAGAATCAATCATTTAATTTATGATGAGAgtttttttgttaattaaaatttttttattttaattttcttggaggggaaggtaactaggtttctttctttctttctttaatggagggactggggattgaacccaggtcctcgtgcatgctaagcatgcactctactgctgagctataccctccccgctatgCTGACAGTTTTGATGGACTAACGGATCTCAGGTAAGAAAATGCATCTTAAAAGAAGTTTTCTGGTGACCCAAGGTCTTCATCTGAAGGATGCTCTAATAGCAGGGATTTAAGGCTCCCTCTGAGTCTCTCCCTGCTCACCACCCTCTTGTCTCGCCCGCAACAAATGGAACGAGAGAAGCTGGCCTCCTGATGATCCTCCAAGATACAGCCTTAGTAAAACCTGACAATATTTTAGGCCCTGAAAACCTAGATCcagccgccctcccctcccctcagcaga
Proteins encoded in this region:
- the PIGR gene encoding polymeric immunoglobulin receptor, whose translation is MTRFFIFVCLLVVFPVVSMKSPIFGPQEVSRVEGDSVSIRCFYPSTSVNRHSRKYWCRQEAKGRCTTLISSGGYVSDDYKGRANLTNFPENGTFVIDVVQLTQNDSGRYKCGLGISSRGLSFDVSLEVSRGPGQINDVQVYTADLGRTVTISCPFKAANLQKKKSVCKMMSQSCVLIADTNNYMNPSYEGRAHISIQGTSQLVFSFVINQIQLSDAGMYVCQAGEDSSADKSNADLQVLKPDPELIYGDLRGSVTIDCDLGPEVKSVPKFLCRLKNEEACDVVINTLKTKSPDFEGRILLTTGNNGRFTVHITGLKKEDAGLYLCGADSDGVPQKGSSTQAWQLFVNEETQIPQSRSVVKGVVGSSVVVSCPYNPKEKDSLKYWCRWEETQNGRCRQLVESNGLVDEQYEGRLMLYEEPGNGVYTVILNQLTTQDAGFYWCLTNGDISWRSVVELKIVEGEPSLKVSKNVTAWLGEPFKLPCHFPCKFYSSEKYWCKWSNTGCRTLPSQDQGASQAFVNCSQQSQITSLNLNPVTKEDEGWYWCGVKDGLQYGETAAVYVAVETRVKGTQDARQASAAGEEVAIEPRARDVENKVLLGPSLSAEERAVKKVGDPAGGRGVLADSSSSAAQGGSSKVLVSVLVPVALVLALGVVVIGVLRARHRKNVDRISIRSYRTDISMSDFENSRDFGAHDNTAASPDTQETSLGGKDESAPTIEDTTETKEPKKAKRSSKEEADAAFTAFLLQANNMAAGAQDGPREA